TggtacaatttttttaaaagttatacataatttaaaatcaataaatcCTAAAATGTCTACAACATTAGCAAATGAagatagagattttttttatattgttgtctcgttaaatttaacatttaatcTTCTATATTCTTTTTGCATTTTCATACTAATTATATGTTGTTTAATTTGATGCATATGGTTTTTCTGAAGCTGCCAATAACATCAATAGTGTGGTTTAAGTAAAATAGTATTCGTAGTAAGTTGAGTCTGTTAACTTTTCTACATtctttctaaaattaattactATGGAACATTCACATACGATGGATGGGCTAAATGATGAGCTAATGAGAAATGTCATATTGATACCTAAACCGGCTTTGGATCTAAATTTATTTGGTGTTAAAGTTGATGATATAGCAACTTTTTACTGATAGAAATTAAAATTCACATGTGGCATAGTTAGGGATGCTTTAAGCAAAAATTTTTACAATAATAGtgatatactttttattaattttattttcatgatttttagtgtttttagaTAATTATCCCTTTTTAATTAATCCTCTTTCCATAGAATTAATCTATAAATCCAgtgattttttaaatagttttttgtttgttagtcTATTTACTActtttatttaaatagtaaaatgtGGAAGCTACTACAGCATCACAATGGGTTTCTGAAACTGTGAAAGCTGGAAATTATTCTGAGAGCATTAGAAATGACCGATGTTTGTGATGGTCAATACCTTTCCATGTGGCTATGTGTAGCTCTCATAGTTTATTAGTATGTTCCCATTGGCTGGAAGAGTTGTTGCTAGAGACCCATGTGAATTTGTAATTGCAATGTGTGAGAGATATATTAAAACTTCGTCATTAAATTTTCAAGTACTACGCATCTTTCTCTCAGTGATCGATTCTTGTTTTAATCAGGTGGAGAACCTCTATTTCAAAATATGCACaactatatataaatttcaaaagaaCCTCTAAAGGAAGTTTCCTAGGGTGTTAGGATTCGTTTTAAGTTGGTCTTTTTGGcatttgtatttaaatttatatatcataaatatatattgaataatttataaaattaatttagtaggccaaatttataattattatttggataacaaattttaaatattaaaattcatcatatttattgattaaatttatgtaaggtatatgaataaaattttaattaaactatatatatacgatcaaaacaaattttatctTGCTTATTTAGGTTTTTTGTTAGAAATTTCTTAATTTTACAACTAATTTTAACTTTGTTTTGacttaaaattacaaaattaccattttctattcttcttcaaaaaattaatgtaaaaccGGACTTAATCTAGCTAAATTTACAATTATGCAATCTTGGtttcatatataaaccaatttttttttgtcagaatCCAAAATTTTGTAGATATATTATTGCGAAGCAAAGATTAATAGATAGTTTCAtcaaatcttaaaataattatggaAAATTAAATTGGTGAACATGATTTATGATTAACTGATGAGTTAAACAGGTTATTTTTCCATACCATTCCAAAGTGGTGATCAGTTGAAAGTATTAAACAGTAGAACGAGTAAATCACAGTAATTGATTAATAATAATTCTCATTGTTTAGAGTTATATTGTTATGATAGGTTACGAGAGTCATGTAAAGATATATTCTCTTATATGATTTTATCACGGATGTGGCAGCTCAATTGGTTTAAGCGCATGCGTTGATGTTGTTGCGTTCCTGGGTGTAATATATCGTGGGAGAGATACTTTAAGCTATGGGTATTGTCTCCATGGTATCAGTGTCTGCTGGGTCCCGGGCCTAGGGGATTATAGGCCTTGTCTCAGGAATCTctggataataaaaaaaatgttaagatatataaatcatttaaaatgccgccaaaaaatctatttaaaatagCCATTAGTGTAAGAAATTTCAAATCAATCGAATGACCCCACAAAAAGTAATATAGAGTATAGATTACTGACTATATCACTGAGTTATTATAGTGACTTGTCGTCTATGTCTTCTGATATGCTATTTACGAAATCATTGTGAAGTAAAAAACTTGAATGATTTATACGAGTTTTCAATTAACTATTCAGAGATAGAGCTTCTTTATTtcgcaatatatatataataaaacactattttatcaCGACTCGCGAGATCAACATTAAACTATAAAATCACAGAAAGAAACTGAAACATACAGAAGCCACTATTTGAAACCTACACAATAATTAGCAATCATAAAATTTAGAGCAATACAGAGTAGTGCATAAAGAATTGTAAAATTCTTACATCAATGCATATCAAAAGCAtgatgaaagaaaagaaataagcCATACTAAGGGCATTTCCAAGAATGACAATCACATTTGGCATTGAAATTACATTAAATTTAGTATTTTGgtgtcataatttttttatcatttctaagattaacaccaaattttacactaaatgtattattatatattatttgatgttttcaattcttaaagttttatatttttattatttatttattaataaataattatttagtcACATTtcgattattatttatattttattatttgttaatgataaataataatagtcatttagtgatttattttgaaaataaaaataaaataaaaagttgtaatttttttaattatgtgaagataaaataaaatacaataacataatatatttatttttaattacaaatttgataacaatggaactatattattaaataaaacataataaaatatgtattttaaaatttttgtgtgATGAATAGTACTACACTAAATTTGGTGTAGCACTATTCAcattacaccaaatttgatgGGATATTGTCAAAATTGATGTTTTATTGGAGATGAAATTACaccaaatttaatattttggtgTCTTGTTGGAGATGTCCTAAGACAAGAAGTTAACCATAAATAAAACAGCCATGATAAGATTAGCAACCAATGTAAGATTCTatcaaaattatttcaaaaaaaaaaaaaagattctctCAAACTGAGTAGGTGGGAAAAGTTAGATAGAAAATATGAAACATATCATTATACTTAACCTTTTGACACTGCTGCTCGTGTGATGGCAAAGAAGATTCAACTGAATTCCTACTTTCTGTGCTCTGATCTGGATGTAAATGTATCTATTACGACCAATAACTCCGACTATCAAAAAGAACAACTGGTTACTGTTACTTAATGTCTTCAATGAGTCATTGATCAGATTACAACCGACACATTAATAGTAGAGAACTACCAGAAATAAACTTCTCATAGGAATATCTTCGGAAGTAAATGAAAGTGATTTAGATTGCTGCTGTAAAACGTCATCTTCTTGTGAGACCTAAAATATGGGTGAGTTTTAAAATCGaaatcaaatattcaatttgaaTCCATCAAGTAGAACGATTTGGGAGAAACAGTCTACAACATTAAAATTAACcacatacaaaatatatagctcaatttaaaaatcagaaaaattcATAAACCATCGTTTACGAAGTCATACCTTCAGTAGACGCCTTAGTTTTGCAGAGCAAAGCTGGTAGCTTTCAACTAATTTAGAGGACACTTCCAAATCCCTAGCTTCCTGGGAGTTTGGCCGTGATCCCTCATTCGGAAACCAAATCATACTGTGTCTGCACATTCTAACACAGAACGAAAAATGTAATAAAGTAAATACGCTTGGTAAGAAACAGGGGACTATATAGTACATACCAAGAGAATCTGATTTTGTAGAATAAAACACAAATTGCGTTTCCATACGAATGGATTTTCATCAGCTATTCCAAACCCTTAAAAAAATGTGGAGATCGTGGATTTCTGTACTGCAACAgaataagaaagaaaaggaaGCGATGTAAAAAGGAGGTAAATGAGTCTTATGGCCTAATTAAACCTGTAATATGATCAACTAAGACTTGGATTCCCAATCGTATACGGCTAAATAAAACGGAGAAGCCGAGAAGGTATCGATCACGCTCTTGTAAGAAAGAGGAGATTGTTGTGGCATCACTAATAAAAGAGTTGACATGGGATGGGATCCTTTGGACTGTAAAACAATTGACAAATCAAAAAATTCAGTAAACTCCTCAAAAACTATAGCACTGAATTTAACTCATTCAAATATCTTATCATTGTCATCTTGTGTTTGTGACTTACCTCATGCACTCCTTACTAAAAAATACTTGCGCGTTCGGCTCAGCTTCTGGTTTGGTTACCTCTGACTCGATGATTCTCATACTGGAGTTAAGAATATGTTTTATACGCAGATCCAAAAACTACAGTAATTAATAAGTAGATGAGTGATCACTATATCATACCAATCATCCGCAGTATTTCTCCAGTGTCCTCTTAGCTTTTGGAGTTGAAAACTCATGTTTATAAGACTGAGGTGTAGATAAATAGATAATGGAATTGAATCAGTCTACAATTAGGCTACTTTATACGTGTTACATTTAAGAGAATGGGAAGGTGTGGGAGATGAAAAGAGATTATAACTGAAGGGTTTGGCTGAGAGATGGTCGTCAGAAGCAAAGCGTTACGTATGTATGAGCACAAGAAGAGTCACAATTAGGTTAtagtttctttgtttttttctctcgtCGGATTTCGGTTAtagtttctttgtttttttctctcgtCAGATTTGATGATAGTTCTTTAAGATGATGTGGCAATTTAAACCTTTGTGATAGGTTAATTATTTGAGCTGATGTGGATAGGCTAAAAGTTGATGATATtctccttttagtattgttagattTTTCGTTTTATCAAAACGGTGTAGTTTAGTGATGTAACATATGTTAAACATTAATTAACGGAAAATTAATTAGAACATTAAAAATGCTTGGTTAACGATTGTTCAAGATTTTTTCGTGTTTTACTAAGAGTTAATGAATTAAATAGCCTGTTTTAGAATTCAACATTTTTTTGGCTTATTTTTGAAAGTTCAGGATTAAAAAGTCAATTTTCCCGAATAAAAATCCTCAAACACATTTAAATTTCTATTAGATAAATATATGCTCAGGACAAAACACGTTTCTCCCAGCGGTTGTTGGTGGGTGTGCTTGTGAGTGGAAGGTGTATCTCTCCTGATTGTTGTTGTCTTTAAAGACCTTTTCGTGAAGTAGTTTTGTCCATGCGGGGAGCAAATGTAAACGACATTTGATCTTAGAATATGATGAGATCTTGTGACATCGGTGCGGTGTCTTCCAAAGGCTTGAAAACGGAAAAGTGAAATATGGGCCAGAGGACGGCCCTCTTATATTCATCAGACTATTGTTAGGCTGATTAGGAAAAACAAATCGAGGACTAACCATTATGCTCATGGACTGTAGTTAATTTTTGCATCTATTGATTTTGCAAATGTTTTGTTCAAACTGAGGCCATTCAGCCCATTAAACTTCTAATCGATTTAAGTTTAGAAGCCCTGTAATTTATTGAATCTCTTGTTTATATTTTCCtccttttattattatttttccatatacTTTCTAGTTTCCGCACCGAATATATGCTAATTTTGTCCGCTTTTACAGATCTTAAAAATAGTCAAATGCTAATTCGCAACGAATTACAACAACCAACTACAAGTATAtaaggaaaaaaagagagaaagaaatggATAATATATCTATGTAAACAAAAAGGATAAATCGTGTATGGTGAATGTGTCACCGAGAGCTTAGTCATAACACTTTACTAATATGTCTCAAAACCTTAACATGGTGTACACCGTACACGTGTGCCTTATAAACTATCTCATCGCCATTGCATGTGTAATACTTTGCTGGCCATCTATAGCGAGACAAAAAACATCGTGTGGTTAAAGTTCTGGTAGAAGTATCGCCGTGTTGGATAAGGAGAGGTGGAAAGACGTGGGGGGACTAAATAAAACAGTGCGTCGTTTTCGTGGTATGGAGAAAGAAGGGAAGTGAAGCACGGCAATACTTGAATAGAAATACACGAGGAGTTATTAGTAACTTAGTAGAAGAAGAGTACAAGTTGGTACGGAATCTTGGTGTGTATTGATGGTAGGTAGGTAATTCATTTGTActtttcttatttcttctgttgcaaagtttcttttccttttttaatcaAACAGATTTTATCATCCTTTTCTTGATTCGACCATGACGTTTCCCCCTACACCACTTGACACTTTACGACAATAACACACACCGAAAGCATACGGTTAAATATTACTCTCTATCATGGGCACAAGTAGTAACACACTAATCAAGCTCCTCTAGAAGAAATTACTACGTGAATATCTGAAAACGTGTTTTTCGAGACAAATAATACTAAAAAGAGTCCACAATTTATGCCTGCAAATTTTCTCAGCTGCACCAACAACTTGCAGAAGGAAGAATCAAATTGACACttcaaacaaatataaaacaattaaccAATCCCAGCTGAAAGTAGTAGACAAAACCAAGTTTGCTTGTACACACCAACAAATTCTATGTTCAAATTCTAATCTGCAAGATAAATGCAAAATCAAGaacgaaaacaaaaattgaacttttttttatttccgtAGAATGAgagatataaaagaaaaaaagcttCATCAAATGTCAACTGAAGCTTTTTGACAATTGGAATCAAATCataaatgcaaaaataaaagaacataAAAACCGATCTTGTCTTgtctgaaattaaaaaaaaaaaacaaaagctttAATGGGTGGAGACTTTGAGGCTGAAGGACTTGTTGATCCAAGCTTTAAAGCTTCCTCCTTTCCTCGCTCCATTACCTTCCTTAACCACCTTCTTCTCCTCTGGTTTCTTACACAGAGTAAAGTTCCTCGCACCAAGCGACCCAATTGCGTTCCACGCGCTCAAAGCtatcacaattaaaaaaaaaaccggtTTAGTAAACCAATTcgattagaaaaaataaaaacaattcggattgattaaaaaaattgattccgGTTTATTATTACCTTCAGGTCCAACCATGGGACAGTAGAGGAGAAAGTCATTGAAGTCGGATCCGAGGAGAGGGAGACGACCTTCGCGAGCGTAGCACTTGAGAGCAGTGTCGATAACCGAAGCGACGAGATCATCTTCGTAAGCAACGAACCGGATCGGACCAGCGCTACCGAGAACGGTTACGCTGATGAGGATCCGGTTTCCTTTAGCGTTCTTCTTCTGCTTGTTGTAGAGCAACATcttgaaatagagagagagagagattgaaaataaacaaaaacgaTAGATCCCAAATCAAAGAGAAACACTGGGGGAGAGGATTTGAGAGATTTCACGGGTCGAGGCCGATGCAGCGGAAGTACCAGCCTTGTTTGCAGGAGCCGAAAGAGGATgcagagaggaggaggaggaagctcGCCCTTTGGATTGGAAGGGAAAGCGTAAACTCACCGCCGATCGGATTCGTTTCCACCATTCACAAACGATTCCcacactaaaaaaattaaaggacgAGAGCTATAGATAGCGTAATCGAGGaacttttctcttcttctgcgAGTTGTGAAGAATGAA
This Brassica napus cultivar Da-Ae chromosome C6, Da-Ae, whole genome shotgun sequence DNA region includes the following protein-coding sequences:
- the LOC125589092 gene encoding uncharacterized protein At4g22758-like — its product is MLLYNKQKKNAKGNRILISVTVLGSAGPIRFVAYEDDLVASVIDTALKCYAREGRLPLLGSDFNDFLLYCPMVGPEALSAWNAIGSLGARNFTLCKKPEEKKVVKEGNGARKGGSFKAWINKSFSLKVSTH